A window of Falco cherrug isolate bFalChe1 chromosome 11, bFalChe1.pri, whole genome shotgun sequence genomic DNA:
GGTAAGGGTTATTGCAACAGGGAACCACTGCGATCTGCAATTCTAACTTTCTGCGACTGTTTCACACTCCAGATTTTTGTCCCACGTCAGTTCTTACACGGAAACTCCCGTAGTGGCTTGTATTGTCTCTGGATTCCTCGCAGCTTTGCTCTCCTTGCTGGTCAGCCTGCGAGACCTGATAGAAATGATGTCCATCGGCACGCTGCTCGCCTACACGCTGGTCTCCGTCTGCGTCCTGCTCCTCCGATACCAGCCCGAGAGCGACATCGACGGCTTCGTCAAATTCCTTTCTGAGGAGCACACCAAGAAGAAGGAGGGCATCCTGGCCGACTGTGAGAAGGAAGCTTGCTCCCCAGGGAGCGAAGGAGAAGAGTTCACCGGTCCACCGACCAACACGTGTGGGGCCAAAAATCTGCCATCGCTGGGGGATAACGAGATGCTAATTGGGAAATCAGATAAATCCACCTACAACGTGAATCACCCCAATTACGGCACAGTCGACATGACCTCAGGGATAGAGGCAGATGAGTCTGAGAACATCTACCTCATCAAGCTGAAGAAGTTGATCGGCCCTCGCTACTACACCATGCGCATCCACCTCGGACTGCCGGGGAAAATGGACCGCCCCACGGCGGCCACCGGCCACACCGTCACCACCTGCGTGCTCCTGCTCTTCGTCCTGATGGTCATCTTCTGCTCCTTCATCATTTTCGGGGCAGACTACATCTCTGAACAGAGCTGGTGGGCTGTCCTCCTTGTCGTGCTGATGGTCCTGCTGATCGTCGTGCTGGTGTTTGTGATCTTGCAGCAGCCGGAAAACCCCAAGAAGCTGCCCTACATGGCACCTTGCCTGCCCTTCGTCCCTGCCTTCGCTATGCTGGTGAACATCTATCTCATGCTGAAGCTCTCCACAGTCACGTGGATCCGATTTGCCGTCTGGTGTTTTGTGGGTGAGTCCcagattcatttattttaattttttaactgaCACTCTTGCAAGGGTGTTAATAATAACTTCCCTAATTAGAGTGCTTAGGCTGATGCTTCTTCAGCTGGGACATACCCAGTCCTTTGTGTTTGCCCCTTGTCATCCTGAAGTTCTTGGAAACCTCGGTTATTCAAGCCCTCAAACCACAGCTAAATGGAAAATCACACCTCCAGAAAATGTCACTTTGATGAAAGTAAACTGCTCCTTGCAAAGGTGACTGTTTTGATGAGTCTTTTGATGCAAAGTAGGTGGGTTCTGGAAATTGCCTCACAGGCAGGTTTCCTACAGAAATGTGCCTGCTTTCCTGCTATTTCACCCACTTGAGCTCTTCAGCAGCCCACACCAAAATCTCAGCGCTGCGTTTCCAAAGCCCAGAGCTGCCCAACCCCAACAGCCCTGGGAGAGACAGAGCCAAGGGATCTGTGGACTCTATCTCCTTTTCTTGGTCTGAGCCCTTAGCTTTGTGGCAGGGAGATCTCAGGACTCACAGACTTAGTTGTGGACTTTTTTTTGGCCATATTTAGGCCAGGAGCCCGGCACACCCACAGTTTCCCTTTGCTTTACATTGCAACCTGCTTAGTCCACAAACccaagagaaacagagaagctCTCATAGCTCCTCCTGAAGGCTCCCAAGTCTGGACTATAAAGAACTGAAGCAACAAGACAATACCAAAACCAAGGACTCTTCAGAGAAATAATAACCCTATGGGTAAACATATACATTGCAGCAGCCCACAGGAGCCCCAGTTGCAGACAACAGACACTGAGCATGGTGTCAGCACCCAAAAGGACCATTCCTGGCCAAATATCCCACCAGCAGCCCTTCCCTTTGAGAGCAGGCATCAGGGTCCTGGGTTGAGAGGCAGAAGGGTCTGAGGAAAGAGAATGAGGATTGATGCGAAGGTCACAGTCAGCTGCCACCTCCCGTAAAGGCAGGAATCACTCCTCCTGGAGCAGGGGTGGGCAGGCATGGGCCACCACACCGGCTCACCAGCCTTCATGCTTTTCTCAGGTGCCTTCTGCCATTTGTAGACGTTTGAGCTCAGTTGGAAGAGCCAGGAGATGACACAAACAGACCTTGGATCTCTCTCTGGTGTCTCAGAGAGTTTAGAGTAGTCTCACGGTTTCCTTTGTGGGGGCTGCTACCACATTTTTGCTCCATTTTACCAttcctccttttgctttggGGTGAGGGCTGTAGTTATCCTGAGCCAGTCCTGCATGACTGAGGTCCCATAGCAAAACTCCAACTCTGCAACTCCCCAAACGCCAGGCCAACCTGTTGGGCAGTAGCTGCTATGTTCACTCTTGGGGCTGAAGAAGACAcgcttgggggttttttttgaccCTCAAAGGCAATAGGTGAAGCTGCAAATCCAGGGGAATCCTTCCCACCCACAAGCAAAGATGACTCCACAGCAGCAACTTTATCTGCTGTGATTAAATACTTTCTCCTGTGGGTGCATCTAATATCTCTTCAGCTGCCAGCAATTGCAATGACTCAATTAAGCTGCTCCATTAAGGTGTGATGGGCTCCACCAGCCCCATCCATGGCTGCTTGCCTGTTGGGGGAGGCACATCCCATTTATTTCTCTAGCAGACGTGTGTGGTCCTGCCACACAGACTCTGGATTTAACCTCACAAGTTCCTTGTGGCCAGTCCACGGGATGTGAAGTCTGGGTTTCTCTATGCACACCTCTGGGGTAGTTTAATCCCAGGACCCACTGGAAACGAGATGCATTTGCCTCTGGGGAAAGCGTTGGTGCAGGAGGGTGAGATCAGGTAGGGCTAGCGGGGGAAGATGAAACAAAAACCCCGCAGGGAGGAGAACAGGGTTTCAGAGCTGTTTTAGTACCGAGTACACTCATCCTTACAACCCCTGGGCACACGTGGCTGTGAACACCAGCAGGAGAGAGACTGAGAGCATGAGAAAacttcagagagaaaagggTAGCCGGGAGGGCAACCGGGTGGAAGCGTGGGGGCTGTTGGCACTCAGGAGCCTCCACACGTCTGTCTGCTGGGAGCCGCTGTCCCATGGAAGATGCAGATGGCACTGTCAtgtggcagcagcatcccagctgaTGTTTAAAACATATAGCCCTTGGGTCACAGCTGGCAGTCCGACAACACAAACTCAGCAGCTTCGAAGAGCAGACATCAACTGCACCGTGCACTAGCTTAAAAAATATGGGAATATTTACTTAGGCTTATCGCGCATCGGCTGAAGCCAGCCGGCGCTGGGTGGGAGGAGGCTGGCGCTGAGCTGGGCTGCATCCCCGACCCACGCCCGGCGTGGGCATCGCTGGGGCATGGCGTGTTTGTAGTGATGTTGTATGTGGGAACACGGGGCTGGTGCGGGTGGCTGGGGTCCAACACTCTCCCTCTCGCCCACCACAGGTCTGCTCATCTACTTTGGCTACGGGATGTGGAACAGCACGCTGGAGATCAGCGCCCGGGAGGAGGCCCTCCATCAGAGCACATACCAGCGCTATGACGTGGACGTCGACCCTTTCTCTGTGGACGACAGCTTCTCCTACGCCACTGAGGGTGAGGGCTACCCGGGCTGGGACCCCTCTGAGGACAAGGCCCTCTCGTACCAGCAAATGGCGGGAGCAAAGGAAAGCCATCGGACGAGTAGCAGGTCgaaaagcaaaggcaggcaCAAACCGCCGTCAGAGGCTCTCATCGCCAACGACGAGTTGGACTACTCGCCTGAGTAGtggggcaggcagcggggcaCCGCACCACCCAGGCAATGAGGAAAGGTCCCTGTGGCTCCCCCGTCCTGCCCCATCCTCCCCGggtcctccaccaccaccccgctCTCCTCTGGTTCTCGGGACACGCTCTGCAACTGCCGTTgaccccaaaccaaacacactCGTGGCCCGTCCCACTCCACCGGTCAGGTCTCGCTGTGCTGAATGCTGGCTGATGCCCCGGCGCAGGCTGATCTCCTGGCACCAGCCACACtggtggaggtggtggagtGGGAGATGTGCCAAACTGGGAGGGTGTTGGGAGGTGGAAGGAGCTGTGTGAGGGGATGACACAAGTTGTCCCTGGGGAACGTCCACCCAATGGCCACAACGGTGGGATGCCACTCTTAGATTTTTGGCACTTTCTTAgcatgtgtgtttttttcctttgaaccACCTAGAAGTAACAGCTGAGCCAGAGGGACAGACAGGTAGGTAGGTACGAAATGGAGATGGACAAACCCCTTTTGAGGGAGTCACTCAGAGGTGGATCCAGAGATGCTGGTCCCATCACAGAGCATTTCCATGGCCCATTCTGGAGCAAAGGCACTTGGTGCACACAGCAGTGCTACCCCCCGTGTCCATCCCCAGGCAACCCAAATACTGTGATTCAAAATTAGTTCCTGTCTCAATCAAACCTTGAGGTCCCAGCATGGCCGAGCATCTGGAACCTGCAGTTGGGAGCGTGGTCCCAATGCTGGTCACAGCAAGAGCTGTGACCCACTCTTGGCCCAACCCACCTTGTGCAAGAGGTCAATGAGGACCACACACCGTTTCTCTGAGCATCTCTGAGGCTGGGCATTGTTTCCACCACATTGTGTCTTCTACAAAAGTGACTGTGCTGCAATTCCCTCACTGTGGTGGGCACATTCCAGTGCTCACTCTGGCCTGAGTGCTTCAGGAACGCATCCATAGCCCTGCAGAACCGCATCATCCACAGGTCAGCCGTGTCTCGGCAGGGCTGGGCCGTGTGTGGCAAAAGGAAAggactcagctgctgaaatctccctccctgctgctgtctccACCTTGtaccattttctctgcttctgacCCTGGCTTGGTGGATGCTGtatgaaaaacactgaaacactgCTTGTTCTATAAGTGTCGGTATTTCAGTTTGAAACCAAACAGAGCTGGTGGCTCGCAGGGAAGAGCCGGTCGGCAGGTGGGTGTTTCTCATAGTTAAACCTTTCAGTATAGCCCAAGCATGGCTCTGACCCCCAGCAGTGACGGAACGttccctgccaccagcatccctgcagcagcatcgGTGGTGATGGGGTTTGGTGGCAGCCACCGTCTCCCGCAGCACAGAGGGCAGCTGTGCTGACAGCAggtccagctctggagcccatCACCAACATGCATAGTATAAAACACTGCAATGGAGgaacatctttttaaataaataaataataatgaagggAAAACCCCATCAGACAGTGACACCCATCCTCCTCCAAAGGCTGCAGCTGGATCCATTCCCAGGGCTCCCCTGGAGCAGCCCAGACCAGCCCCCAATACCAGGGGCTGATGCTGGCGTTCTAGGGGACAATTTAACATTGGTAGGGGCATGAGGAAGGATTTGCAACATATGATGCTGAGAACCATTAACCCTTTGGTTCACTGGATGAGGCTCAgctccccaaaacacagcatggaGCCTGCCTGGCATCCTCTGCAGGCAAGCGGGTTGCTGCGTGCTGAGAGTGCCTGGACCCATGCCTGTCCCCGTCGGTCCCGGCGCTCAAGGGCTCGACGGAGAGGCTCTGCCCGTGGCTGCAGAAgtttccctgcagctcctgtccCAAATGATGACAAACTACAGTCCTTTTCCCAGTGGAAAAGAGCATCTGATTCTGCAGATTTTAATCCAGAGCACCCCAGGCAAGTCAAGGGAAGTTTGGCCTCTGCCAGGGCTTCAGGATGGGAGCAAGGATTTGGCAGAAGGACCTGGAAGCTTTGATCTAGcatcccctcctgctgcctgcccctaCCACACTTCTACAAGCAGAAATCCCAAGTATGTCccactgaaaagctgtttgcaaTGTGCACACCGCTGACGGGCCAGCTCAGGAAACCTTCCTGGCGGTGCCGAGTGCCTCTCGCGAAGGTCACCTCTCACTCACGCTTGGCCGCTCCCACCCTTGATGCCTTAGAAGTACCCAAGAGAGATGGCACCTCGCAGGTCTGGCTTTACATTTTCAGGGAGAAAGATTAACGCTAAATTCCTACCAGCTCTTGTACTTACCATAGCCAAGGTAGTCTTCGTTCTGCTTCTGCACGGTACTTGGGCATCTGCCGAACCACGACCTCCTGCCCCAGTACCCTGTCGAACCGAAGCCTGTTATTCCTTCTGCAGCCTTAATCTCTCGCTGCAGAGCAGTTACCAGTACCAGTGTCTGTTGTCATGTCTGCTCTAGTTATGCCGTATAATTTGACGAGGGCTTGATCCCTTGCTCTTTGGTGTCAGTAGGAACCTCTCAGTTGGAACCATGCATCAAATGAA
This region includes:
- the SLC7A14 gene encoding probable cationic amino acid transporter, translated to MSSFFSRLDPRRVPWGVAGHALRARILRTKPVESMLEGTGTTAAQGTRLAKVLTTLDLISLGVGSCVGTGMYVVSGLVAKEMAGPGVIVSFIIAAVASILSGVCYAEFGVRVPKTTGSAYTYSYVTVGEFVAFFIGWNLILEYLIGTAAGASALSSMFDSLANHTISRWMINSVGTLNGLGKGEESYPDLLALVIAVVVTIIVAMGVKNSVGLNNVLNIINLAVWIFIMIAGLFYVKGDNWSEGQFLPFGWPGVLKGAATCFYAFIGFDIIATTGEEAKNPNTSIPYAITASLVTCLTAYVSVSIILTLMVPYDAIDTESPLMEMFVAHGFHAAKFIVAIGSVAGLTVSLLGSLFPMPRVIYAMAGDGLLFRFLSHVSSYTETPVVACIVSGFLAALLSLLVSLRDLIEMMSIGTLLAYTLVSVCVLLLRYQPESDIDGFVKFLSEEHTKKKEGILADCEKEACSPGSEGEEFTGPPTNTCGAKNLPSLGDNEMLIGKSDKSTYNVNHPNYGTVDMTSGIEADESENIYLIKLKKLIGPRYYTMRIHLGLPGKMDRPTAATGHTVTTCVLLLFVLMVIFCSFIIFGADYISEQSWWAVLLVVLMVLLIVVLVFVILQQPENPKKLPYMAPCLPFVPAFAMLVNIYLMLKLSTVTWIRFAVWCFVGLLIYFGYGMWNSTLEISAREEALHQSTYQRYDVDVDPFSVDDSFSYATEGEGYPGWDPSEDKALSYQQMAGAKESHRTSSRSKSKGRHKPPSEALIANDELDYSPE